The following coding sequences lie in one Williamwhitmania taraxaci genomic window:
- a CDS encoding Crp/Fnr family transcriptional regulator, with amino-acid sequence MDKTSCKFCTLKSSAAKKLTDSELETMSSNCAEVHFKAGDTIIIQDALSTNVAYIKSGLVKIHIRGPIKEKIMKIAKAPTYLCLPSTFGDKVNHFSATALEKTTVCFIDVTTFKNFIYQNGDFAYQIITDMSKGELLNFHSLINNAQKQNIGRVADAILFFATEIYNSTTFTLPISRQDLGDLLGITRESASRILTDFHNEKILQIEGKKITILNEPLLTQISEKG; translated from the coding sequence ATGGACAAAACAAGCTGTAAATTCTGCACGTTAAAATCCTCTGCCGCAAAAAAACTCACTGACAGCGAATTAGAAACGATGAGTTCGAACTGCGCCGAAGTGCATTTTAAGGCTGGAGACACAATTATTATTCAAGATGCCCTTTCGACAAACGTGGCCTATATAAAATCAGGCTTGGTAAAGATTCATATCCGCGGTCCCATCAAGGAAAAGATCATGAAGATAGCCAAGGCTCCCACCTACCTCTGCCTTCCGAGCACCTTTGGGGATAAGGTAAACCACTTCTCTGCCACCGCCCTTGAGAAAACAACCGTTTGCTTTATTGATGTTACCACCTTCAAGAACTTCATATATCAAAACGGGGACTTTGCTTACCAAATCATTACCGACATGAGCAAAGGGGAACTGCTAAACTTTCACAGCCTCATCAATAATGCGCAAAAACAGAATATTGGCAGAGTGGCCGATGCAATCCTATTCTTTGCAACAGAAATATACAACAGCACCACCTTTACCCTTCCCATTTCGAGGCAAGACCTAGGCGATTTGCTCGGCATTACGAGAGAAAGCGCAAGCCGAATTCTCACCGATTTCCACAATGAGAAAATACTACAAATAGAAGGGAAGAAAATCACAATTTTAAATGAACCCTTGCTAACTCAGATAAGCGAGAAGGGTTGA